Proteins co-encoded in one Syngnathoides biaculeatus isolate LvHL_M chromosome 22, ASM1980259v1, whole genome shotgun sequence genomic window:
- the socs3b gene encoding suppressor of cytokine signaling 3b has product MVASRRREPLAMSGETPSEGRVPQPDCTPHHFKPFSSHAHYLQVMRALGKLQESGFYWGAVGGREASSLLRSEPPGTFLIRDSSDNHHFFTLSVQTSRGTKNLRVHSEVSGFFLQPDAQCPQEPPRFDCVLKLIAHYMGKGPAARSAEPGSGRTVYLIHTGGERIPLELRRPLFNSLSSLQHMCRRTLNNQGLGGAEQLPHTLKDFLEEYDAPI; this is encoded by the exons ATGGTGGCCTCCCGTCGACGCGAGCCCCTCGCCATGAGCGGCGAGACCCCCTCGGAGGGCAGGGTCCCGCAGCCCGACTGCACCCCGCACCACTTCAAACCCTTCAGCTCGCACGCGCACTACCTGCAg GTGATGCGCGCGTTGGGTAAACTCCAGGAGAGCGGCTTCTACTGGGGCGCGGTGGGGGGCCGCGAGGCCAGCTCCCTCCTCCGCTCGGAGCCCCCCGGGACCTTCCTGATCCGGGACTCGTCGGACAACCACCACTTCTTCACGCTGTCGGTGCAGACGTCGCGCGGCACCAAGAACCTCCGCGTCCACAGCGAGGTCAGCGGCTTCTTCCTGCAGCCCGACGCGCAGTGCCCCCAGGAGCCGCCGCGCTTCGACTGCGTGCTCAAGCTCATCGCGCACTACATGGGGAAGGGCCCCGCCGCACGGAGCGCCGAACCCGGCTCCGGCCGCACCGTCTATCTGATCCACACCGGGGGCGAGCGGATCCCCCTGGAGCTCCGGCGGCCCCTCTTCAACTCCCTGTCGTCCCTGCAGCACATGTGCCGGAGGACCCTGAACAACCAGGGCCTGGGTGGGGCCGAGCAGCTGCCGCACACACTCAAAGACTTCCTGGAGGAGTACGACGCCCCCATATGA